Proteins from one Nitrososphaera sp. genomic window:
- a CDS encoding response regulator — protein MAAAASRILLVEDEKDILSVFKRGLESKGFNVTVFNKPEEALENYDPADYDLALLDIKMPGMNGFELARALWKKNPGLQICFLTAFEIYESEAKKTLTNLKNFCFLKKPIAIEERTKHIRTHLAKS, from the coding sequence ACGAGAAAGACATCCTGTCGGTTTTTAAACGAGGCCTTGAATCAAAGGGGTTTAATGTTACGGTATTTAACAAACCGGAAGAGGCACTCGAGAACTATGACCCTGCAGACTACGACCTTGCACTTTTAGACATTAAGATGCCTGGAATGAACGGCTTTGAATTAGCACGAGCGCTGTGGAAAAAGAATCCAGGTTTGCAAATCTGCTTTCTCACAGCATTTGAAATCTATGAATCAGAAGCAAAGAAAACGCTCACCAACTTGAAGAACTTTTGTTTTTTGAAAAAGCCGATCGCCATTGAGGAGCGGACAAAGCATATTCGGACGCACTTGGCAAAGAGCTAG